The DNA segment CCACCCCAACCTCCTCAGAGCCTTTTCGCACTCGTCCTTGGCGATGGTGAGCTGGTCTATGTATCTCTTCAGCTTCCTGGCGTCGCTCACTTGCTGTCTGCTTATATTGTGGTTCCCTCCTTTCTCGATAACGTCTATGTCGATGCCTTTAGCCCGCTTCACGTTCTGTAGAGTGGTGGCCTGCATGATTTGGGTCACTATGTCGTAactgagaaaaaaaatctcctaagaaaatctcattaaaaattgtttattttttccattaaataaatgattttctttgaataagttattaaaataattaaattattaaatattattaaacgcACAGCGTTATAAGCgtcaacatatttattatataggttTCATTCACCATTTCTGTAAtccaaacaaacaaaacaactaAAACCTCGTTCAATCATACACACAGACtacaaaaaagtaaaactCAGTTAGCTAATTGTCACAGTCTATTAACTCACCGCAATCTCTTCAGTGTGTCTACATTATTACAGCTGTTTATGAGCCGTATGTAGTCCTCGAACGTCTTGGCGTACTCGTGGGTTCTGACATGCATCGCGTCGACCTCCTTCTGCGCCTCCAGATACTGTATTATCTTCTGGTTTATGTAATCTGGCTCCGTGACTAGATTTATGGCTGGCTGAAGAACTaggaaacatatatatatataatactacaCAGTATATAACATTGTAGAACTCTCTGTACACTGCGATGcagtctttaatattatattaaaaaactgtaaACTGTAAAACTGTAAACTTCATTAGCATTTCACATTTCTCtgaaatcatcatcatcatcatcatcatcagcctatcagagcccactgctgagcaaaggcctcttctcacatggagaagttTAGAGCATTaaccaccacgcttgctcaagacggattggcgatttcaatcttataatttgaaattataagaccacgtttcctcacgatgttttcgttcaccgtctgtcagtggtatctaaatactcttagaaagtacatatcaCTCGGAacagatcacattggtacttgccgggtttcgaacccgcgccctcacgtatgagaggcgggcctttgaCCTCCAGGCCACTACGACTTCACTTCACTTCACTTTTTCTTACAATTGTTTCatataagaaaagaaatagTGTTATAAATGCTGTGCGCACGAAATTACGGTCTCAgctactatatttaaatttttcgatAGATGAATTTAACAATGTGcatatacatgtacatatgtatatatatatatatatatatatatgtgtgtgtgtgtgtgtgtgtgtgtgtatatatatatatatatatatatgcattatatttcatttataaaactgaGGACAGTGTAATCTTATCCTCAATCATTTCaacaagttaatataaattcattattaatttaaatctttcattCTACCTGCGCTGACAATACACGGATAGTAATCTattgaaacatttattaacGAAAAACTGGCAACTGTCTGTGTTTAGTTAGAGTGTAAACTGATACTAAGGATACAGAAATTACTGTAGTACAAGTTATTCAGTTAGTTGTACTTGGTAAATAATCTGGCCGAGTATGTCTTcattgtgttattaaaatatattgaaatctacttcattatataaatatttaattaattaaaaaaaaacatcgccTTTGAAATACCATTACAACCAACTAACTATTTTGATAAGTTTATAAGTATGGACGGACGGATGTGTtcttttgacataaaaatactgaatatattttgataaaactctaCACTAACATAGCTCACTCATCAGAATGACATACCAGCTATGATCGCTCCTAGAATTACATGTATCAACGCATAACAGCTCTTATGAGTATGAAGCCCTGTGACACAGCACAGATGGTCCgcatatgtattattttacgcACTATACATTTCTCCTCATAAATTTGATGTAACACACAGAAAAGCGCGCGAAAACTAGTAAGCGAATAAAACAGGACTTACTTTTACATACTAATATTTCCCTAATGAGATAACTGACGGGGGAGAGCGAGTAGCATCTGGGCATCAGAAACATTATGAGGAACTCGCTGATCTGCCTCAAGTAGTGTAATTCCATGTCGCTCGACATCAGGTGAGGGGTGAGAGCAAATACTGGAGGTTGATTAAGTTCCAAtctaaaacaattcaaatgtcacatacattattatactaattataacaatttttaaatttacattaaagttatagtatgttttttagattatagctgaatttctttaattttgtatttcagcaaactgtttaattatttttcagccAGAGAGATActaaagattatattaaaaataaaatattcatggaTCCATGATGTGTTTGTGACAGTAATGtacttattaaagtaattaattgtcATACTTACGCACAGCTTCTAGCGATCCTTATCCGTTCAAAATGTTGTGTGATTTTTGTGACCATATCATTGGCTAATAGCTTCTCAGCGTCAACTTTCAACAGTCTGTCATACAAGTTCTGTACTGCCGTCCATATGTGCTCTTTGAATTTGTCAATGACTGGTTCTGGTTTGTGTGAGAGCTCCTTCAACCATTGAGTTACAAAGTCCCTTATGAAATAATCTATTAGCAGTTGGAGTTGACTGTCAACTGTTCTACCGAAAATAACCGGCAGATGAGGCTTTTTCGTGACATACACCCAATTATTTTGATCATCCTATAAAATGAAGTTGTatttacacaattttttaaattctatgatATGAAATCAGTAAAACTTCAAAATACAAACCCGTATTGCAGTTTCCAATTGTCGAGCTTCTTTCTCTATATTATCGAGCAATAACGTGGAAGTTTGATGGGGAGACGACAAAGAGAGATGACCACAAAGTGTAAGCACAAAAACACAAGTTATGAGACAAACACTAAGAATGGATAAGTACATAAAATtccaaagaaaagaaaaataatatacagatgATATGCATATGGGgacaagaaaataaagaagaaatttAGTCATGATTGTTAAATATTGACGATggataaaaagaatttaaaaaaatattgaaattgtgCCTCGTTGTTgcttatcttattataaatagttattaaactaGTATTCCCTCACATTTTTATGCATACATTTGAGTTGTTTTCGTATTAtttacgataaaatattttttttatcactggATTTACATCCAGTAATTATTGATGTTTGGATGTCATCGATTTgactgttaataatatttttgattgttaatatttttcaatgttatcTTTTTCAGAGAGGCAAAGATTAACAACATTCAGTTTCAATGTAcaccaattttaatttaaaaacttcttgataattttaatatgttatatgttaaaattatcattttcaatttttttttacaaaacttttaataagtataaagtgtagtataaaaatattggaacgtaatttaataaaagaaaattaatataatttttccctTCACTGCTACTTAGTATCAAAAACTAAAAAgccatttaatataacttgactctatttaattatttatatgaagagggaataaaaaactttaaactgtAGCATTTACATGAACATTCCAATTTCAACTTGTCGAcaacgttaatattttatacctattATTCATGATAAAATCTCTTATAAAAAGTGTATTATCCAATTTAATGCATAACTATTTAAACatcaacaatattttacaaagtttaacaaaaaaattgtaatacacCTATTGTAATAGTTACTCAGTACtctattgtattaattattaagtgatgcagaaaaagtattataataaatggtaaTCATTGAGAAGGCTAAGGgggataatataataaaaatattataaaagctttGTGTTCACAATACattcaaaatactcataacTTAATTAAAGCCCAAGTTTTGTTAAgggtgttaaaataataaattgtttctcaaatctctttatataagcgctaattaaatgaatgtgcttattttttagtttatactgaagtaaccattttgttcttaaaataaCAAGGCATCACAAGGCTGCCATGAATACATCAGTGAGACAGTAAATACTATTTCGTTATTCTGACACAAgtgtcataaatttttttgttattaagatTTTGACAGTTAATGCTTATTATCTTTGATCAAATggctgataaaaaaatatcataaatgatAAGCAAAAAATGGATATCAACTTCATACAAAAACATCTTAAaagcttattaaaaaaagtatattacgaTTTTCTTTtactacttaatattatacatataagagAGTGAATTTCAGTATTAAAATTCTGATTTCATGTTCAAATCCgtaggtattttatattatattatattaattatagccTTCGTCTTTCAATAGTCAGTAGGAAACTCATATTGTTGTCAATGACACACTCTAggtataatatacttaataccTAGCTACCTAGCCAACATTATGATACATCTGTCAATTTGAAGAtttgataaacaaaacattttgattttgaaCTAGCATCGATGTAAGTGTAACTTGAAGCgaacttttatttgtaacagaaaatatgtatctctcggaaaatattaaattcatgtaAAACCTTTCCATAATGTCTAAAATTGAgactaaatatttagttatcgGAGGCGGTATAGCAGGAGTTACGTGCGTGGAGACCCTGGCTATATTACATCCAGAAGAAAATCTCTTGATTATAACTGCTTCTTCGTTGGTGAAAAGAGTAACTAATGTCAGTTTCTACGCCAAGACTGTAGTAAAATTTGATGTAGCGGATACAGAAGCAAGTTCCTTGATGAAAATACACCCAAACCTCAAGATTATATATGACTCATTGAAGTTTCTTGACACTAAGAATAAGATAGCCTTAACAGATGATGGGACTGAAGTGCATTATGATGTTGTTTGTGTATGTACAGGTGGACTACCAAAACTTATTGTGGActcaaataaaagcaaaagaaTCCTTGGTATCAGAGACACAGAGTCCGTCAGAGAGTTTCAGGAGAGATTGACTAACGGCCATAGAATGGTCATCATTGGTAATGGGGGTATAGCATCAGAAATTGTTCATGCAACAACCGGCATCCAGAAAGTGTGGGTTATTCGAGATGACTATATATCCGCTACCTTTATTGACCCTGGAGCTGCtgaattttttcaaaatagttttaaaaataaaagtgatgTGAATAATCAGACTGTGTTACGAAGACATGTGTTTACAGAAGAAGACACtgttatatcattaaataaggATATAAAATCGGCAGCGCTCGGTCCAGATTGGTATAAAAAGTTAGAAAACACCAGAAATGAGAGTGGAGAACAGGAattggaaattatttataaggtgGAAGTTGAATCTGTTGTTGAGATAAATGAAGAATATGCTTTAGAAGTGAAGTTGACAAATGgtagaattattaaatgtgattTTGTTGTTTCGGCGACGGGGGTGGAACCTGCCGTTAATTTTGTCTGGGATCAGGAACCAAAGAGAGGACCGGACGGGGGTCTGGCGGTGAATGAGTTTCAAGAAACTTCCATTAACGATGTGTTTGCTGCAGGAGATGTGGTATTTGCTAACTGGCAAACCTCTCCTCATTGGTTTCAATTGAGATTATGGACTCAGGCGAGGCAAATGGCTGGTATGGCCGCCAAAGCAATGCATGCCAAGATTGTAAAGGAAGATATATGGCAAGACTTCTGTTTTGAGCTGTTTACACATTGCACTACACTTTTTGGCTACAGAGTTGTACTACTAGGGAAATATAATGGACAAGGTCTCGGTACGGATTATGAGATCTTATTAAGAACGACTCCACAAAaagaatacattaaatttgtcCTACAAAATGGAAGACTTCAAGGAGCTATTCTGATAGGGGAAACAGATTTGGAGGAAATGTGTGAAAACTTAATCCTGGATCAGATTGATCTGAGTCCCTTTGGAGATGATATTCTAGATCCtgatattgatattgatgACTATTTTgattagaattgtttttattatttagaaatcaCTTTTTATCATCATAAGTCACAGTATGGGTGTCAATGTAGAGCTATTCTGGAAGAGGAAACCTATAGACACTTAAAAACATCAGGAAAAACTTGTAAAGCAAAAACATCGTAACACTCAGATTGCTGTAGACATAACCAGATGTTattccaaaatatttaacatggtatattatataatggaCCTTGGAGATAACCTGCAAGTGCCTTCGCTAGTGTATTTTAGTTACCTCCTATTTCTCAAACAGcttaaaatacaaagtaaCTGAGAATTCTCTTGATATATGAATTActgtcttaaatattaattgtgagGTGATATTTAGGTTGTTATCTATTTATTGCAAGTacgtgtaaatatttaattaaaatgctaATTAAAGATTGATAtcctttgtgttttttttttattttgaaaacgaTAATGTAGTAATGGCAAAATTTCTTGagacttatatttttacagattTGTAAGAGACacgtagatatattttatacattatatgcaacttaaaaaaatatacataaaaatataattcgaaagcaatttcataaaagatttctcattaaaaaaaaaatcgcataatataaactacatttcataaatactcccataagtttttatatcgtattaataattatttttttggaaatttctgtatatttaaGTATGCACTACGCAAAATAAAAGACCACTGACAGTTGCTGagactatatttaatttaaaatttgagcAAGCAAGAGTTCAGAGCAGCTTAAATAGCGACCGCTACTAAATAGAAAGTTGTCAATGTCAGTTACATTAGTAGACTAGCTCATAGTCCTTATTCGCAATTTGTACATTGTTGGGTGTTGAGTGAATAATAGCAGTTTTTCTgggaattgtttaaaattatcaatatattatcttaattacgttattaaatatatttgcgatcaaaatattcatttttaaatatatagatataacaaAGCAAGAATTaacgtattataattattatctccATTGTGTTTTCATTGTCTCCGTCTATTGTTAAAAAtgccaattttatttagtgtgGTTGCTCGTGGGACAGTAGTATTGGCAAAATATGCAACGTGTGCCGGAAATTTCACCGAAGTTACAGAACAAATACTATCGAAAATTCCGCCCCACGATGACAAACTTACCTACTCTCACGGAAATTACCTCTTTCATTACATTGCTGAAAACAAGCTTGTATATTTCTGCATTACCGACGAcgtaagtttttaaacaatgtCTCTTCAtcagattaatttataaggttTTACATTTTCCTCAGTGAAAACTTAAGAAGTACTTCGTTCTTTTAGAAATTCCAACGTTCGAGAGCATTCCTATTTCTAAACGAGATCAAAAGGCGATTTATAACATCATTTGGGGACACAGCGCAAACCGCTATACCATATGCAATGAACAGTGAATTCGCTAGAATCCTTGCAACAGAAATGAAGCACTACAGTGACTCGAAAGATCTAGAAGCCATATCCAGAGTACACGGAGAGCTGGATGAGCTTAAAAATATCATGGTCAAAAACATAGGTGAGTAACTCCACTGatgctataaattataagagaaaaaagaaaacataagGAAATgattcattgaaaataatgaaaaagataattatgtttattatatgtcTCCAAGAGTAACTAcaagatatttattgatataaattttaataccgtTTGTAAACAAATTCAACTTTTTGTTACTTCACTCACTTCCCGATCTGTTTACTACGTTATTATCACCGTACGCTAAACGAGTTGCATTGAgagtgatttatttaattaattgtttgtttattttctcaaaCGGACAAAGGATCCTATCATTGTGatatattatctaaatattaaaataattaatgcgctataattcaatacatacatttttactcGGATACTATCGATTTTGTTTGCATGACTCGGTTTCTTGCGGATttcatatagataataaaataaattgatatgcTAAGGAAGCAAAGTAACTTGATTGTCGAGACTATATTGTACTTTAATTGTTGGGACTTAGTCAACttgacaaataacaagaccaactgacgGAGACGGACATTTGAATATCGTCTGccagtgatcacggttgctgcaaagtaaccaaaactgGTAGTATGTAGtctaaaacaatacaaaacgCATAGTACATCCAAAAACataggttttatttgtatcgAGGTTGTCTGTACATTTCATACACTATACAGGAAACATTACtacaattatatgtaaatgattGAAATTACATCTAGTTCCTAACTAACTGAGGTTCGAAGTGCTTATTTGGTATAGATAATAGTTatcttcataaattttaaactacggAAAGATCAGAAATCGAACCcgcttaaaataacttaaacagttataaaaaaaattgtaaagtacctattaaaaacttattaaatgtaGACTTTGATGCAAAAGTAGTGTcttttgtgatatttaaataagtaataattatattacttagtGTGTAGTTACAGTTCGATTCAGAACTAGTTGTTTGCTATGACTTTGTCTACatagattttgaaattaagttcGAAGAACAAAACAATACTAAAAAGATCGATCTTAGTGAATTAATGTCCATTTATGagaatttattgtttgttctGCTGTATCAGCTATAAGACCGCAgggtttcattaaaaaatattcagtaatTTTTGTGGGAACAAAagaattaattcttataatctTTGCCACATAAATACAGAAGAGTCTtaggtaattttaaaattataatacatggatttacaattttatattattgaagaaaTGGACactataatagttttattttaaacatttttattaaaaatattcttgattCCTTTTAGTGACGACATTAAAGACATCTTTTCTATTATCAGTTATATTAGTGGTTGTCACAGTATTAAGTACAAATTCTTTATAGCATATGTTCGGTACTCTGTAAATTTAACTATGTTTCTATAAATTCTCATAACACGGATGATTATGCTGGCTCGTGTCAGACACTTAATAGAGTAATGATAGGCGAAAAGTGACTTGTGTCATTTTGGAAAAGTcctatattaaacaaacataggTAAGAATGACCGCAACATCTGactttcaaacaaaaactGCATCAAAATAGGTTGATCTGTTTCAGAGCTATGATGCAACATGTAGATACACACAGGCATTGAAGATAACAACACCCCACTTTTTACATTGTCGGTTAAAACACACTAATTATGGCTTAAACGTTACtcacttttaaatgaatatgtatttatatacacacacatatttaTCTGGCCTTCGAATGTGTTCCAACAATAAatgatatcaataaattaattattttccaaaCCTTAATGGAATTTAATCAAATagctaattataataaaatacgtaaccCATTAGTAGTATGTTCTGTAAACACAGCATTGATTGAAACAGGATAATGTGATATGTGATCTTTAATATGTTAGTGTGAATGAACCTTTCTACTTTTGAGATCAAGGctatctacatatatttattatctgtcatACAATAGTACAACCTTCTTACACATAGCAATGTTTTGTTTACACTATATCAGCCTATCCTTGGACTTTCCTACCTGTATAtagatctatatatatatgaaaaaaaattaatatagtttttactttattaataataagatatatatataacactattatattatatataatattttgttacagataGCATGGCAATGCGAGGTGAAAAACTGGAGTTGCTCGTTAACAAGGCGGATAATCTGGCCACCAGcgtaagttaatattttttaactaattttatttttacataacatcTGTGTAATACTAAGgtgggaaaaaaaaattcaaatgtacTTATATCTTTGATTCGGTATGTAATAGATTGAATTTCAATGCCAAATGATCTCGTTTCCAGAAGATTCCGTTGAATAAACCAGGAACCATTTTACCAGCCGTAGTGTCCTTTCTATATGCttcacattaatattatttcagtaaattaatatcacatatatattttgtttgctatttaataaagtttaaacatttatttgaaggTCAAAGATGTAaatggtattttatatattatatattcaa comes from the Danaus plexippus chromosome 15, MEX_DaPlex, whole genome shotgun sequence genome and includes:
- the LOC116766452 gene encoding pyridine nucleotide-disulfide oxidoreductase domain-containing protein 1 — translated: MSKIETKYLVIGGGIAGVTCVETLAILHPEENLLIITASSLVKRVTNVSFYAKTVVKFDVADTEASSLMKIHPNLKIIYDSLKFLDTKNKIALTDDGTEVHYDVVCVCTGGLPKLIVDSNKSKRILGIRDTESVREFQERLTNGHRMVIIGNGGIASEIVHATTGIQKVWVIRDDYISATFIDPGAAEFFQNSFKNKSDVNNQTVLRRHVFTEEDTVISLNKDIKSAALGPDWYKKLENTRNESGEQELEIIYKVEVESVVEINEEYALEVKLTNGRIIKCDFVVSATGVEPAVNFVWDQEPKRGPDGGLAVNEFQETSINDVFAAGDVVFANWQTSPHWFQLRLWTQARQMAGMAAKAMHAKIVKEDIWQDFCFELFTHCTTLFGYRVVLLGKYNGQGLGTDYEILLRTTPQKEYIKFVLQNGRLQGAILIGETDLEEMCENLILDQIDLSPFGDDILDPDIDIDDYFD
- the LOC116766286 gene encoding vesicle-associated membrane protein 7; its protein translation is MPILFSVVARGTVVLAKYATCAGNFTEVTEQILSKIPPHDDKLTYSHGNYLFHYIAENKLVYFCITDDKFQRSRAFLFLNEIKRRFITSFGDTAQTAIPYAMNSEFARILATEMKHYSDSKDLEAISRVHGELDELKNIMVKNIDSMAMRGEKLELLVNKADNLATSSVSYRTSARTLQRSLFWKNMKMYFILAVIAAFAIYLIGAMACGGLAWKSCVA